The genomic segment TTTCCTGGACAAGCCCTTCCAAACTGCCGGTGTGTACGCCTGGGTCATTCCCGGTACGCTGGCGGTGCTGTGGTTCGTCTGGTCGTTCTCCCGGTTTTTCAGGAGTCTGCCGGGGATTGTCAGGAGGTATCTCATCCTCTCGTTCATCCTGTTCGTGGGCGGTGCCGTGGGCCTGGAATACGTGGAGGCCGTGAACCGCAAGGTGCAGGGCGAGCTTGGCCTCTCGGGGCTGCTGCTCACCAACAGCCAGGAGACCCTGGAGATGCTCGGCGTGGCCGTCCTCTTGAAGGGCCTCCTGATCTACATCCGGGACTTCCTGGAGTACCCCAAGACTCAGTTCGCCCTGCTGTTCGGCGATTGACTTGTCCCTTGCCCGCGCCCCCAGCCCCTGTGCGCTGGGGGTGCTTGATTGAAAGGGGCACGTAGCCCCTGCACAGCCTGCCGAGGCAGCCATAAAAAAACCCCGTCTAGAGCGGGGTTTGTGGTGCCGAGAGCGGGACTTGAACCCGCACGGGCTGGGCCCAGCCGATTTTAAGTCGGATGCGTCTACCGATTCCGCCATCCCGGCCCGGGGGGAGTATAGGGAAAAACCCCGCCGGGGGTGGCGGGGCCTGCGGTGGTGGAGGTGGGCGGAGTCGAACCGCCGTCCAAAGGTCCTTCCAGCGTGCGTCTACGTGTGTATCCCGCTCTTTGATTGTCGGGTCGCAGGCCACCAGCGGGCGGGTTTCCCTTGACCGTAGTTCCATTGGTTTTCGCCGTCAGCTATGGAACGTCGCCTGGGCTAGCCTTCTTTTTTTGCAGTTCGCGCCGCGCCAAAGGCCGGGCTAGGCGGTCACTGTCTCACTTAAGCAGCGAGAGCGTAGTTCTGGTTGCCAGTTAATGGCTTTGCCGTTTGTTTACGAGGCCAACGGCACCTCGACACGCAACATCACCTTCAGTTCCCCTGTCGAAACCGGGGCACCCCCAGCCCGAAAAGTGTACCAGAACGCCGCCCCGAGCATCCTGAGCCTTCCCACGATCTCTCCTCATGCGCAGAGGGCGGGCCGTCCGCCCATCCGGTTATTCCCCTCGCCTGAGGCGTCCGTTCAGCACCCGCCACTGCTTGCGCCCGTAGGCGTAGAGGGGGTGGGTCCAGCGCCCCGCGACCACCCCTTCGCGCAGGGCGGCGACCAGATCCCCGGGCGTGCGGATGAGCCGGAAGGGCGTCTCCACCCACGCCTCCCCGATGTCGCGCAGGGTGTGGGCGTCGCTCCCGGCACACTCCGGCAGGCCGCGCTCGCGCGCCCACGCGGCGGCCACCCGGTTCCAGCGGTGGCGCGAGAGGCGGGAGTTGAAGGTCTCCACGAGGTCCACCTGGTCCGCGATCCGCGCCGTCGCCTCGGGCCTCAGGCGGTAACGCTTGAGGGGGTCGAAGCCGTGCTGAAGCATCACCAGGCCGCCCTGCGCCTTGATCTCGCGGACGGTCTCCTCGGGGGTGAGCCCCGGCGGGACGCGTTCCCTCAGGAAGAGGCCGATCAGCTCGCCCTCGCGGGTGGTGACCTCCTCACCGGGGATGACGCTGAGGCGGTCGTCCAGCCCGAGGTCGGCGACGATGCGGGCGAGTTCGGGGCCGCCGCGCTGCTGGTCGTGGTCGGTGACGGCGATGACGCGCGTGTTTGTGCGCAGCATCCAGGCGGGAACGCTGCGCAGCGGCGTGCGGCAGTCGTGGCTGACCTCGGTGTGGGTGTGGAGGTCCAAACGCATGACCTGCACGCCGCCCCGGAAGACGACGTTGTTGATCGGGGTGGGCACGGTCCTAGCCTCCCTCGTTCGGCGGCACGAGGACCTGAAGGGCGCCCGGCCAGACCTCGATCCTCACGGTGCCCGTCACGCCCGGCTGCGCGGGCCGCACCTCGCCGTCGACGTGGAAGGCCTGCCCGACGTAGGGCACCTCGACCACCCGCGCCTCGTCGCTCAGGACGCTGGGCAACGCCTCGAACTCGTCCCGTGCCAGGGCCGCGAGGGAGGCGAGCATCCCGTCGCGTTGCTCCGCGTCCACCCGGATCACGTTCAGCCGCCCGTCGGTGGGATCGGCGGTCGTGGCGAGACGCAGGCGGGGGCCGGTCGCCCTGGTATTCATCACCTCCACGAGGGCGCAGGCCGCTTCCGGGTGTGCCTGACCGTCGAGCGTGAGGGCCAGGGGCGGCGGCTCGAAACCGCGCAGGGTCGAGGCCAGCGCCTGCACGGCCCGCAGCGGGCTCTTGCCCCCTTCCGGGTCGTACTCGGCGAGCACGTCGGCGAAGGCGCCGCAGCCGCACGCCTCCACGAAGCGGTCCTCGCCCCAGGGGGCCGTCACCCGCCCGAGGTCGAACGGGACGGTTCGGGCCCGCCCATACCGGGCGAGCACGTCCGGCGGTGCCCCCTCGATGCCCAGCGTCCGCCCGATGTTGTTCGCGGTGCCCATCGGCAGGATGCCCAGCCGCACGCCCCCCTTTCCGGCGAGGTGCAACGCCACCGCGCGCACCGTGCCGTCCCCACCCGCCACGAAGACGGTGCCGCGCACGCCCTCCAGGGCAGAGGCGAGGTCCGCCTCGTCGTCGGTGGCGCGGTAGACGGGCCGGTAGCCGAGCCCGTGCAGCGCCTCCACGAGGAGGTCGGGGCTGGCGTGCTCGCTGCCGCCCGCCCCCCGGTTGAAGATCAGCGTGGCGTCCGTCACGTCCGCGCCCGCCACCCGCGGAGCCGCCGGAGAGTCGAGGGTCATGGAAAAACTGTAGCCCACCGCGCAGGAAGCGCGACAGCAGGCCGCCGGGGGAGGTCAGGGGTACTCGGCGAGCAGCGGGCGGTGGTCGCTCCCCGCCCCGGGCAGGACGCGGGCGCGGGTGGGCGTCAGGCCGCGCGCCATCAGGTGATCAATGCGCAGGAAGAGACTGGGGAAGGTCCAGCCCGGGCCGCGCCCGGCGACCCCGTGCGCGTCCGGGCCGAAGGTCCCACGAAGCTGGCGGTAGATCGGCCCGCGGGGAGGAGTGTTCAGGTCGCCGCCCAGCAGGAGCGGGCCCGGCTGCCGCGCGGCAATCTCCGTGAGGAGGGCCACCTGCGCCGCCCGCACGTCCCGGGTGCGCCGCACCGTGGCGAGGTCGCCGCGCAGGGCGCTGGAGACGAGGACGGTGCTCAGGTGGGCGTTGACGACCCTCACGTTCTGCCCCCGCCAACGCACCTCGGTTTCGAGGAAGGCCCGCCCGCTGCCTGGGACCGGGTGGGTCCGCGTGGCGAGCACGGGCAGGCGCGTCAGGGTCGTCACCTCCCGCGCCGCCGTCACCCGGTAGCCGGGCAGGGCGGCGAGCAGCTCGGGCCCGAAGCCCGGCCTCACGAAATTCGTCTCCTGAAGCAAGATCACGTCCGCGTCCGCCGCCCGCAGCGCCCCCGCGATCTGGCCCGGCGTGCCCAGCGTCCCCCGCGCCACGTTGTAGGTGACGACCCGCAGCGTGCCGCCTTCCTGGGGCCGCCAGTGGAGGAAGCCCGCCCCCGCCAGCGCGAGCAGCGTCCCCGCCCCGGCGACGCCCACGCCCCGCCGTCTCCACACCGTCCAGGCCAGCACGAAGGGCGCGGGCAGCACCCACCCCACCGCCGGGAGGTAGGCGAGCAGGAGGGTGGGCACCGTCCGCTCGCCCACGAATTCCCCGAGGAGCCACGCGAGGGCCACGGTCAACAGGTACGCCCACGCCAGCCGCATAGAAGAAGCCTCTGCTCCGCAGCTTTGCAAGTCTCACCCGGAGGCGAGAGGCGTCATCGGAGGAAAGGGGGAGGCGGGGAGCCTCAGCGGTACTCCGCCGCCCGCACCTGCGCCTCCTCGCGCTGGGCGAGTTCCTGGCGCTGCACCTGACCGATGGCCTCGGCGAGGGCGTCCTTGAGGTCCGTCAGGCCGATGTTCCGCAGGGCGCTCACGGGCACGCCGCTCAGCCGCTCGCGCTCGCGGTCGAGCGCCTCGGGCCCTGCGGCGTCGGCCTTGTTCAGCGCGACGACGGTCGGCATGTCGCGGAAGCCGAGGTCCTCCAGAATCCGGTTCACCGCCTCGTAGCGGGTGTCGGCGCCGGGGCCCGCCGCGTCCACCACGTGCAGGAGCACGTCGGCGTCCCCGATCTCCTCCAGCGTGGCGCGGAAGGCGCGGGAGAGGTCCTTCGGCAGGTCGCGGATGAAGCCCACCGTGTCGGTGAGGACCACCGGGCCCACGCCCTCGATATACCCCTGGCGGCTCGTCGGGCGCAGGGTGGCGAAGAGCTTGTTCTCGGCGAGCACCCGGCGCGGCTCCTCGGCGGCGTGGGTGAAGGCGTTGAGAAGCGTCGACTTGCCCGCGTTGGTGTACCCCACGATGGAGACCACCGGGATGTCGTTGCGGGCGCGGCCCTTGCGGCGCTCCTCGCGGCGGACGGCGACGCTTTCGAGCTGCTTTTCCAGGAAGGAGATGCGGTCGTTGATGCGGCGGCGGTCGAGCTCCAGCTTCGTCTCACCGGGACCGCGCGTGCCGATGGAGCCGCCCGCCGCGCTGCCCGCACTGCCGCCGATGCGCGAGAGTTGGGCCCCCGCGCCGAGCAACCGGGGCTTCATGTACCGGAGCTGCGCGAGTTCGACTTGCAGCCGCGACTCCACCCCCTGCGCGTGCAGGGCGAAGATGTCGAGGATCAGTTGCGTGCGGTCGAGAATCTTGAGCCCGGTCGCCGCTTCGATCTCCCGTGCCTGGGCCGGGCCGAGTTCCTGCCCGAAGATCAACAGGTCCGCGTCGAGGTGGTACGCCCGGCTCGTGAGTTCTTCGAGCTTGCCCGCGCCGACCAGGGTGCCCGCCTTGAGGTGGCGGCGGTAGACGAGTTCCCTGTGCACGACCTCCGCCCCCGCCGTGCGCGCGAGTTCGGCCAGCTCGGAAAGCCGCTCCTCCGCGTCGAACTCGCCCTGGTCGATCTGGACGAGGATGGCGCGCTCGTGGTCCTTTTTCGCCTCGCGGGTGCGCCCGGCGCGGGCCATCTCCTCCTCCAGCGCCGAGACCTGCGCCCCGAGGTCGAAGCTGTCGATCTGGAAGCTCGGCACCGGGTCGAGGATGCGCCAGTCCTCCTCCTCGCCGACTGTGCCGGGCGGGGTGAGGTGCGCGGTGTGGACGAGCCCGGGCTGCCCCTCGTTCCGAACCTCGATGGCGCTCACGGCGTCGAGCCGCCTCAGGAAGAGGGTGGAGAGGTCGCCCTTGCTCAGCCCGCCGCCGCGCGGGTGCGTGTGCAGCAGGTGGAAGCCCGCCAGCCGGTTCTCGCCGAGGCGGAGGTCGGGCAGTTCGGCGCCCTTCGCGTCCGCCACCGACACGCTGATCACGCGCCCGCGTCGGTCGATCAGGACGCTGACCTCACGCCGCACGTCGTCCGAGAGTTCGGCGAGGTTGCGCGCGAGTTCGGGCGAACCCACCCGCCCCGGCTCGATGCGGCGGCGGTAGAGGTTGCCCAGGGACTTCAGTTGCGCCGGGCGCAGGCCCGAGGTGTTGCCATGCACTTTATCGATAGGGAGTCACTTCCTTTTGCGGGTCGTGGGAGGCGGGATGTGGGTTGCCGGACATGCAGGCCGGGCCACCCGGAAAAAGTCCGCGCGGCGGGGCAGGGGAGCGTCCTGACATTGCCCCCAGTTTAGCCGAGTCCGCGCAGGGAAGGTGTGCCTTTACTTAAGAAAGTTGATCACGGTACGCTCAGCTTAGGGGGAGGGGTGGGCGTGGTGCATCCGCCGGGTGGCTTACGCGCCGCGTTCGTGGTCGGACAGCGCCTCGGCGAGGGTGTGCCGGGCAGCGGCCACCATGACGGGGTTGGTGTGGAGGTAGTACGCCACTTCCACCACCGCGACCGAGAGAGCCCAGCCCCGGGCCCGCGCCCAGGTCGCCTCGTCGCAGGACAGGGCGGCGCGGAAGACCTCCCTGGCCTCGGCGTCCAGCATCCTCCAGGCCACGGCCAGTTCGCAGGCGGGGTCGCCGACCTGCAAGGCCCCGAAGTCGATCACGGCGCGGAGGCGACCATGCGCGGCCAGGAGATTCCCGGCCTGAAGGTCCCCGTGAATCCACACGGGCGGGCGGTCCCAGGCGGGGGCGCGGAGGGCGTGCTCCCAGGCGGCGGTGATGGTCCCCGCGTCGAGGTCCCCGGGCAGCCGGGCGATGTGCTCGCGGGTGAAGGCGTCCCGCGTGGCGAGGGGCACGCCCCGGCCAAGCGGTTCGGGAAGGGGTCCGCCCGCCGGGTCGATTCGCTGGAGGGCCAGGATGAACCCGGCGAGGTCCACGGCGGCCTGATTGGGGTCGGCGAGACGTGCGGGTGTGGCGTTCTCACCGGGCAGCCACGTGTAGACGCCCCACGGCCAGGGGTAGCCTTCACCCGGTTCCCCCTTCGCCATCGGCACCGGGAGGGTCAGGGGCAGGAGGGGAGCCAGCCTCGGCAGCCAGCGGAACTCCTTGTCGATCTGCCCGGTCGCCCAGTGGATGCGCGGGAGCCTCACCGCGAGGTCGTCCCCCAGCCGGTAGATCGCGTTGTCCGTTCCCGCCGACTGGACGCGGCTGAGCGGAAGGTCGGCCCAATGCGGGAACTGCGCCGTCAACAGACTGCGCACCAGCGCGGCGCTCGTCTCCACCTCGCCCTCGTGCATCTTCCCGGTGTTTGGAGGCTTCGTCATTCCCACGAAGGGTAAGCGTCGGCGGGGCGCAGGCACATCGGTCAACGTGCCTACGGCCCCCGGGCCATCCGCACAGCCTTCCCGTCGATCCTTCCCCAAAAGCCGCCGCCCCCGACGGGGAGGTCAGGGGCGAGTCGGCGGCTGTGCTTTGGCGAAGAGGGTGGGATTCGAACCCACGGTAGCCTTGCGACTACTTCGGTTTTCGAGACCGACCCATTCAACCACTCTGGCACCTCTCCGCGTGTGGTTGCTACCGGCGCGGGGCCGGTGGGCAGTCGGGAGTGTAGCACGTCCGCCGGGAAGGTGGGGAGGGGGGAGGCGCTACAGTTGACCGCGTGACCGTCCCGCCCGCCGCGCCCGATCCCAACCTCCCGCCGCAGGGCCCGGCCTCGCCCGCTCCGGCTCCGGCCCCTCGCCGCTCGCTGCGGGTAAACACCTTGATCGTGATGGCGGGGACGCTGGGGTCGCGGCTTTCCGGGATCGTGCGGCAGCAGATCATGAACCTCTTCGGGAACACGCTGCTCGACGCCTTTCTGGTCGCGGTACGTATTCCCAACCTGTTGCGGGAACTGCTCGCGGAGGGCGCGCTCGTCAACTCCTTCATCCCGGTGTACAAGACGCTGGACGCCGCCGGGCGCCGGGCGCTCGCCTCGGCCTTTAGCGGCGTGCTCATCGCGGTCAACCTGCTCCTGATGGCGCTGGGCATCCTGGCCGCGCCGTGGATCGTGGACCTGCTGCTGGCGGGGCAGTCCAACGTGGACCGGGCGCTGGCGATCTACATGACGCAACTCGTCATGCCCTTCCTGATGCTGATCAGCCTCGCGTCGGTGGCGATGGGACTGCTCAACGCCGACGAGCACTTCCGCGAGAGTTCTTTCGCGCCCGTCGCCTTCAACCTCGCCTCCATCACCGCCCTGTTGCTGCTCCCCGACACGGCGACATGGCTCGCCTTCGGGTGGCTGATCGGCGGGGTGGCGCAACTTGTCGTGCAGCTTCCGGCCCTGCGGCGGTTCGGGCTCCTGCCCACGCCCGCGCTCGCGCGGCACCCGGCGCTGGGGCGCGTGCTGCGGCAGATGGCCCCCTTCACGCTGACGGCGGGGGCGCGGCAGGTCCTCAACGTCTACGTCACCCGCCTGCTGAGCAACGGGCAACTGTTTCCGGCGGGCACCCAGGCCGGGTACGCCAACGCCGAGGCCCTCTTTACGATGGTCAACGGTCTTTTCGTGGTCTCGCCTGCCCTCGCCCTCTTCCCGCGCTTCTCGCAGCACGCCGCCGAGAAGAACTGGCTGGAGTTTAAAAACCTCACCGTGCAGGCGATCCGCACCACCACCTTCCTCGCCGCGCCGATGAGTGCCTTGCTCGTGGCGCTCGCCCCCTATGCCGTCAGCATCTTCAACCTGCGCCCGGAGTTCGACGCGGCGAGGTTCGCGGCGGGCACGGGCATCCTGCGGGGGTGGGCGCTCGCGCTCGTGCCGTGGGCGGTCGTCACCCTGCTGCTGCGGACCTTCTACGCCCGCGAGCGGGCCCGCGAGGCCGTGACGGTCAGCGCGCTGGGGTTCTTGCTGGAGGTGGCCCTGTACCGCCTGCTCGTGCCCAGGTTCGGGCTGCTGGGCTTCGGGATCAGCACGACGCTGAGCGGTCTGCTGATGTCGGGGGCGCTGATCTTCCTGTACCGGCGTGCTCTGGGCTTTCCCTCGCGGGCGGTCGTCTCGCACCTGATCCGGGTCGTGCCGCTCGCCCTCGTCGCGGGGGGTGTCGCCTGGCTCGTCTCTCGGCTGATGCCCGCTCCGGGGTTCGTCGTGCCGGGGGTGGTTGGGCTGGCGGTGGCGGGTGGGGTCGGGCTGGGGGTGTATCTGGTCGGGGCGCTGGCGTTGCGGATGCCGGAGGTGGCAGGGGTGGTGCGGCGGTTGAGGCGGTAGGGCGGTGGAGGTGGAAGGCGTTACCCCCACCCCCTGCCCCCTTTGGGGGTAGGGGGAGCGGCGCTGCGCTGGGCAAGGACAAAGGGGCGGCGCGGGGGGTCGGGTCTTTCTACACGCAAGGTTTGATTTTGTCGCGTCCCAGCCACTACCCCACCGTCTCGCTGCGCGAGCAAGGCGTGGCCGTGGGCCAGGAGCGTTCAGCCTCTGCCACTGATGGGGCGTTCGGATCGACGTTTTGAAGGAGCAAAAGCTCGCGCTCTTTGCCCCTCCCCCCCTGTGGGGGACTGGTACAGCTCGCACCGCGAGAGGCTGGGAGGGGGGTTGTCGGCGACTCCACCGCCCCTGACTCACCTTCCCGAAGGCCACACCCTTACCTCCCCACCCCCAGCAACGAGTACGCCAAGAGCGCCAGCTTCTCCCGCAGCAGGTAGCGGGGGTCTGGTCGGTCGCTGAGCGGGCTGGGGCTCGCGTTCGCGTTCATGCCGAGGGCGTGCGCCAGGGCCAGGGCGCGCGGTGCGTGGGCCTCGTCGGTCACGAGGGTGACGGGGGTGTGGGGGGGCAGGGACGCGCGGGCATTGCGCAGGTTCTCCACCGTCGTGCGGCTGCGTGTCTCGGCAAGGAGGGCGGCGGACGGCACGCCTTGGCGGTGCAGGTACGTCACGCCGACCTCGCCCTCGCTGTGGGGGTCGCCGGGCTGGCGGCCTCCCGTCACCACGACGGTCTGAATCCCGCCCGCCCGGTAGAGGCTCAGAGCGTGGTCGAGCCTGCGCTGGAAGGCGGGGCTGGGTCTGCCCGCGTACTGGGCGGCGCCGAGGACCACCAGGACGGGGTGGGGCGGCTGGGCGGGGGGCACGCGCGCGCCGGGGGCCAGCAGGAAGGCGGCCACCAGCAGCCCGGAGAGGGCGAGCGGCAGCAGGGGGAGGCCCGAGCCCGTGGCGCGCATCGCGGCGAGCCTAGCACGGAGAAAAGGCGGCTGGGTGGGAAAGAATAGGCTGGGAGGTTTCGGTGACATGCGGCGCCGTACCGTGCGGGGGGCTGTGCTACGCTCCGCGCAAGTTTTTCAGGGGAGCCTTCGTTATGTCCAGAACCCTCGTGATCGTCGAGTCGCCCGCCAAGGCCAAAACCATCGAGAAGTACCTCGGCAGGGGGTACGCGGTGGAGTCCTCCATCGGGCACATCCGCGACCTGCCCAGGAGCGCCGCCGACGTTCCCGAGAAGTACAAGGGCAAGGCCTGGGCCCGGCTCGGCCTCGATGTGGAGGACAACTTCAAGCCCCTCTACGTCGTCTCGCCCGAGAAGCGCCAGCAGGTCGCCAAGCTCCGCAAGTTGGCTTCCGAGGCCGACGAGATCATCCTGGCGACCGACGACGACCGCGAGGGCGAGAGCATCGCGTGGCACCTCTACCAGGAACTCAAGCCCAAGGTGCCCGTCAAGCGGATGGTCTTCCACGAGATCACCAAGGACGCCATCCAGCACGCGATCGCCCACCCCCGCCAGATCGACACCAACCTCGTCGAGGCGCAGGAGGCCCGCCGGGCGCTCGACCGCCTCTACGGCTACGAGGTCAGCCCCGTCCTGTGGAAGAAGGTCGCCCCCAAGCTCAGCGCGGGCCGGGTGCAGTCGGTGGCGACCCGGATGCTCGTCGAGCGCGAGCGCGAGCGGATGCGCTTCGTCAGTGGGACGTGGTGGGACCTGCTCGTGACGGCGGCGACGAGGGGCGGTGAGACTTTCCCCGCCCGCCTCACTGACGTGGAGGGCGTGCGGCTGGCGACGGGCAAGGACTTCGACCCGCTCACCGGCAAGGTGAAGAAGGGGACAGAGGTGCGGCTGCTGGACGAAGCGGCGGCTCGTGCCCTCGCTGACGGCCTGACGGGGCAGACGCTGACCGTCACCTCCGCCGAGGAGAAGCCCTTTACCCAGCGGCCCTACGCGCCCTTCATCACCTCCACCCTTCAGCAGGAGGGAAGCCGCAAGCTGGGCTTCGCCGCCACCCGCACCATGCGCGCGGCGCAGCGGCTGTACGAGCAGGGATACATCACCTATATGCGAACGGACTCGACCAACCTCTCGCAGGAGGCGATCAACGCGGCGAGAACCCAGGTCAAGGCGATGTACGGGCAGCCCTACCTCAGCCCCCAGCCGCGGGTATACGCGAAGAAGGCGAAGAACGCCCAGGAGGCCCACGAGGCGATCCGACCCGCCGGGTCGAGCTTCCGCACGCCCGAGTCCTTGCGCGGCGAGCTGAGCGGCGACGAGTGGCGGCTGTATGACCTGATCTGGAAGCGCACGGTGGCCTCCCAGATGGCGGACGCGCGGGGCCGGAGCCTGCGGGTGCGCCTGGCTGGCAAGGCGACGGGTGGGGAAGAGGTGGGCCTGAGCGCCTCGGGCCGCACCATTGACTTCCCCGGCTTCCTGCGTGCCTACGTCGAGGGCCGCGACGACCCGAACGCCGCATTGGAGGACCGCGAGACGCCTCTGCCCCCGCTCAAGGAGGGCGACCACGTGAATGCCGAGTCCGCCAAGCCGGAAGGCCACGAGACCCAGCCGCCCGCCCGCTACACCGAGGCTTCACTGGTGCAGACGCTGGAGGGGGCCGGTATAGGTCGCCCCTCCACCTACGCGAGCATCCTCGGCACCATTCAGGAGCGCGGGTACGCGGTCAAGAAGGGGCAGGCGCTTGTGCCCACCTGGACGGCCTTTGCCACGTCCGCGCTGCTGGAGCACCACTTCGGGCGGCTGGTGGACTACGACTTCACGGCGCGGATGGAGGAAGACCTCGACGACATCGCGGGGGGGCGGGCGCAGCGGGTGCCGTACCTGCGCCGCTTCTACCTGGGCGAGAACGGGGAGGGGATGGCGCTGCGGCCCCTGATCGACTCCAAGATGGGCGAGATCGACGCGCGGGGCATCGCCACCATCCATGTTCCCAAGCTCGACGGCTCGGGCATCGAGGTGCGGGTGGGCCGCTACGGGCCGTACATGCAGCGGGGCGAGGAGAAGACCAACCTTCCCGACGACCTCGCGCCGGACGAGTTGACTGCCGAAAAGGCCGCCGAACTCATGAGCCGCCCGACCGGCGACCGGGTGATCGGGACAGACGAGGCGACCGGGCATCCCGTGGTTGCGCGTGCGGGTCGCTATGGGCCTTACGTCACGCTAGGCGACGGCAACCCGCCCATTCGCTCGGCGAGTCTGTTTCCTGGCGACGACCTAGGCACGATCACCGTAGAGCGGGCCCTGCGCCTCCTGAGCCTCCCGCGCCTCGTGGGCGTCTCTGAGGGGGAGGAAATCTGGGCGCAGAACGGCAAGTTCGGGCCGTATCTCAAGCGCGGCAACGACAGCCGCAGCCTCGCCGCCCACGAGCAACTGTTCACCGTGTCGCTGCCCGAGGCCGAGGCCCTTTTCATGCAGCCGCGCTTCCGGGCGAGGGGTGCCGCCGCCGGTCCCCTGAAGACCTTCGAGTACGAGGGCCGCGCCCCCGTCCAGCTCAAGTCGGGCCGCTACGGGCCTTACCTGACGGACGGCGAGCGCAACGCGACCCTGCGCAAGGGGGAGGAGGAAGGCAACCTCACCGCCGAGCGTGCCCTGGAGATTCTGGAGGAGCGCGGCAAGGAACCCAAGAGCAAGGCGGGGAAACCGGGCCGCAGGACGGCGACCGCGAAGGCCAGCGGGACGAAGGCGAGCGGTGCGAAGTCCACGGCCCGCAAGAGTACGGCGGCCCGAACCGCAGCGCCGAAGACTCCTGCCCGGAAAGCCCCCGCGAGCAAGACCAGCACGAGGAAACCCGCTGCGAAGGCCACTCCAACCCGGGCCAAGGCTCCCGCCAAGACCGCCCTCACCTGGGCCGACCTCAAGCCGCACCTCGGCGTGCTGAGCGAGCAGGAACGCGCCCTCGTCACCGCCACCCGCGACCAGGGCCGCAAGGTGGAGGAGGTCGCCCTCACCCTCGGCCTCGACGTGAAGAAGGCGAAGGGTATGGCGCTCCAGGCGAGCAAGAAGCTCAATCAGGCGGCGCGCGGGGAGTAGCTTGCCAGGACGCCTGCCCCTCCAGCGCAGGCCCCCGCCCCAGACCCTGCACCTCGCGCGGCTGGCGCAGGGCACGCCGGGCGAGTGGGTGGCGCTGCCGGGCGGCCTCCTGCGGGTCCTCGCGCTGGGGGGCAAGGTGGACGGCCCCGCGGCGGCGGGCTGGCTGACCTGCCTGACAGGCGAGGCCATCCTCGACCTGCCGGAGCGCGAGTTCGTCCGCCTGCGCCCTGCCGAGACCTACCGGGTCACGCCGGGGGAGCCGTGGACCGCGCTGCCCGTGCGGGAGGGAACAGTGCTCCTCCTCGCGCCGGACGGGGAGCCAGAGCGTTTGACGAAAGAAGAGTTGTCACCCTGAGCGGAGCGAAGGGTCTCGCCTACAGCTTAGAGTTGTTTCGCTCCGCCCCGCTGCGCAGCCTTGCAAGTCAGCATGACCTCGTTGGTTGTGTCCAACAAGTCAATACCGCTCCCCCTGAATCGCGCCT from the Deinococcus planocerae genome contains:
- a CDS encoding diacylglycerol/lipid kinase family protein produces the protein MTLDSPAAPRVAGADVTDATLIFNRGAGGSEHASPDLLVEALHGLGYRPVYRATDDEADLASALEGVRGTVFVAGGDGTVRAVALHLAGKGGVRLGILPMGTANNIGRTLGIEGAPPDVLARYGRARTVPFDLGRVTAPWGEDRFVEACGCGAFADVLAEYDPEGGKSPLRAVQALASTLRGFEPPPLALTLDGQAHPEAACALVEVMNTRATGPRLRLATTADPTDGRLNVIRVDAEQRDGMLASLAALARDEFEALPSVLSDEARVVEVPYVGQAFHVDGEVRPAQPGVTGTVRIEVWPGALQVLVPPNEGG
- a CDS encoding YdcF family protein, whose amino-acid sequence is MRATGSGLPLLPLALSGLLVAAFLLAPGARVPPAQPPHPVLVVLGAAQYAGRPSPAFQRRLDHALSLYRAGGIQTVVVTGGRQPGDPHSEGEVGVTYLHRQGVPSAALLAETRSRTTVENLRNARASLPPHTPVTLVTDEAHAPRALALAHALGMNANASPSPLSDRPDPRYLLREKLALLAYSLLGVGR
- the hflX gene encoding GTPase HflX; amino-acid sequence: MHGNTSGLRPAQLKSLGNLYRRRIEPGRVGSPELARNLAELSDDVRREVSVLIDRRGRVISVSVADAKGAELPDLRLGENRLAGFHLLHTHPRGGGLSKGDLSTLFLRRLDAVSAIEVRNEGQPGLVHTAHLTPPGTVGEEEDWRILDPVPSFQIDSFDLGAQVSALEEEMARAGRTREAKKDHERAILVQIDQGEFDAEERLSELAELARTAGAEVVHRELVYRRHLKAGTLVGAGKLEELTSRAYHLDADLLIFGQELGPAQAREIEAATGLKILDRTQLILDIFALHAQGVESRLQVELAQLRYMKPRLLGAGAQLSRIGGSAGSAAGGSIGTRGPGETKLELDRRRINDRISFLEKQLESVAVRREERRKGRARNDIPVVSIVGYTNAGKSTLLNAFTHAAEEPRRVLAENKLFATLRPTSRQGYIEGVGPVVLTDTVGFIRDLPKDLSRAFRATLEEIGDADVLLHVVDAAGPGADTRYEAVNRILEDLGFRDMPTVVALNKADAAGPEALDRERERLSGVPVSALRNIGLTDLKDALAEAIGQVQRQELAQREEAQVRAAEYR
- the murJ gene encoding murein biosynthesis integral membrane protein MurJ; its protein translation is MTVPPAAPDPNLPPQGPASPAPAPAPRRSLRVNTLIVMAGTLGSRLSGIVRQQIMNLFGNTLLDAFLVAVRIPNLLRELLAEGALVNSFIPVYKTLDAAGRRALASAFSGVLIAVNLLLMALGILAAPWIVDLLLAGQSNVDRALAIYMTQLVMPFLMLISLASVAMGLLNADEHFRESSFAPVAFNLASITALLLLPDTATWLAFGWLIGGVAQLVVQLPALRRFGLLPTPALARHPALGRVLRQMAPFTLTAGARQVLNVYVTRLLSNGQLFPAGTQAGYANAEALFTMVNGLFVVSPALALFPRFSQHAAEKNWLEFKNLTVQAIRTTTFLAAPMSALLVALAPYAVSIFNLRPEFDAARFAAGTGILRGWALALVPWAVVTLLLRTFYARERAREAVTVSALGFLLEVALYRLLVPRFGLLGFGISTTLSGLLMSGALIFLYRRALGFPSRAVVSHLIRVVPLALVAGGVAWLVSRLMPAPGFVVPGVVGLAVAGGVGLGVYLVGALALRMPEVAGVVRRLRR
- a CDS encoding endonuclease/exonuclease/phosphatase family protein, giving the protein MRLAWAYLLTVALAWLLGEFVGERTVPTLLLAYLPAVGWVLPAPFVLAWTVWRRRGVGVAGAGTLLALAGAGFLHWRPQEGGTLRVVTYNVARGTLGTPGQIAGALRAADADVILLQETNFVRPGFGPELLAALPGYRVTAAREVTTLTRLPVLATRTHPVPGSGRAFLETEVRWRGQNVRVVNAHLSTVLVSSALRGDLATVRRTRDVRAAQVALLTEIAARQPGPLLLGGDLNTPPRGPIYRQLRGTFGPDAHGVAGRGPGWTFPSLFLRIDHLMARGLTPTRARVLPGAGSDHRPLLAEYP
- a CDS encoding PHP-associated domain-containing protein, which codes for MRLDLHTHTEVSHDCRTPLRSVPAWMLRTNTRVIAVTDHDQQRGGPELARIVADLGLDDRLSVIPGEEVTTREGELIGLFLRERVPPGLTPEETVREIKAQGGLVMLQHGFDPLKRYRLRPEATARIADQVDLVETFNSRLSRHRWNRVAAAWARERGLPECAGSDAHTLRDIGEAWVETPFRLIRTPGDLVAALREGVVAGRWTHPLYAYGRKQWRVLNGRLRRGE
- a CDS encoding aminoglycoside phosphotransferase family protein, translated to MTKPPNTGKMHEGEVETSAALVRSLLTAQFPHWADLPLSRVQSAGTDNAIYRLGDDLAVRLPRIHWATGQIDKEFRWLPRLAPLLPLTLPVPMAKGEPGEGYPWPWGVYTWLPGENATPARLADPNQAAVDLAGFILALQRIDPAGGPLPEPLGRGVPLATRDAFTREHIARLPGDLDAGTITAAWEHALRAPAWDRPPVWIHGDLQAGNLLAAHGRLRAVIDFGALQVGDPACELAVAWRMLDAEAREVFRAALSCDEATWARARGWALSVAVVEVAYYLHTNPVMVAAARHTLAEALSDHERGA